The Ipomoea triloba cultivar NCNSP0323 chromosome 4, ASM357664v1 DNA segment aaaatatactacGTATTATTTAACTCATTTTTAACATTTACTTCATCTTCCGATAATAATCCATGTAATacccatatataaatataatttttttaacctACAAGGCAAcaagttaaaataaaaagatagaaagggtaaaaataaaaaataattaaataaaagccTAACGGGAAGAAACAAAAGAGGGGCCTATGCCGTAAGCCGTAACCCACCCACTTGCCAGTGTTGTTTATTCACCGATTCTCACGCGGTTCTTCGTTTGAATTCTATCTGCCGTTACATATATAGCCATACATATAGATACAGAAAATGAAAACCAACTTATAGAAAATTTTGCCACTGCTTCAAACTTCCGGCCGATTCATTTTGATTGTCGGTCTGCAGTACAGAAATTCAAAATCCCTCCATTTGATTTTGATCTGTCAACTCGCCGagtagttttttgtttttagcgGTTCCGGATTCAAATCGACGCAGATCTGTTACTTGGACAGATACAATGGAGAACCTCATCTCATTGGTAAACAGATTGCAGAGAGCTTGCACAGCGCTAGGCGATCACGGCGAGGATAGTGCTTTGCCTACTCTGTGGGATGCGTTACCTTCCATCGCCGTCGTCGGTGGCCAGGTCTCCACAGATCTCTCTTCTCTACACACAACACATATACGTACATGCATACTCTCATTATTATGCGTCTACAACACATATATACTCATTTTGTTATCTATTCCTGTACCGCAATTTTGGAATATTATCTTCTAAGATTTCGATTCAGCTTTAGGTATGCATGCATTGTTTAGGGTTTCATTATTTATGTTCTGGTTTCTTCAAATCCATCTGCCTGTCCTTTGCTTTATTTTAGTCTGTAATTATATGCATCAAACTTTTAATGAGGTTGCGTTGTTAACCCATTTCTGCTCACTATTATGAACTTACTGCACTCAGTCTCTGTTTTGCTCATCTACTTATTAGTTGTAAAATGTTAACCCATCACTCTCTTTTTGGTGCATTTGTACAGAGCTCAGGAAAGTCTTCTGTGCTAGAGAGCATTGTTGGCAAGGACTTTTTACCCCGTGGATCAGGTAggaattaaaaatattcatttcctgTTTGAACCTTGgaattaccaaaaaaaacatatacacTAGGAGTATTGTGTTTATCCTACAAATAAGGAAAGAATATACAAAATACATAAATCCCTATATTAGAGGAATAGCCAGCAATCTTGAAACTAACTTCTAGGAATCATGATTTATCCAGCAATTCCTATTTACAAATGACTTATGAAATATAGAGTATTTAAAACTGAAACCCTTCATAAGTCATGGTTTATCCACACTACCTTTCAAACCGagacatttttatcattttcaacTTGCACACCAAGTCCTTTAATTCGGTTTGTGTTGACTTTTAGTTAGAACATCAGCTTTGTACTCCCCCCTAGTAGGGGATATACCTCATATACGTTAAACACACTCTTCTATTATCAATCCTTTACTTTATTAAATGGTGATACTTTGACCTTCAGCCCACTTAGTAATCTCTTTAGCCAAATACCTTTATAAATACTGCCCAATCCTCATCACTATAAATTACCAACATCTGTCATCTTCCCTTCAAAATAAGAATCCTTTTCCCATTGTACcttttatttagaattttagatACCTAAATACTCTAGAGTGCATCAAAGTTTTTCTCCTTTGGTGGATTACATTAACTAGCTAATCATGCTCATACCAAAGACAATGTTTGGTAGCATGTGTGGCAAGTAAATCAGCTTGTTcactaatattttatatagttCACCATCAACGTCTTTTCCACATTCAATTTACAGCTTAGCATTAGGCTTTTGTAGGTGTCTCATATTCTACACTGTCatctatatatacactataaaAATGGAAAGATTgcttataaaaataatgaatgaTTTGATTGTGACTGATAGCCCTTCTTCTTCAATACTTCTCAAACAACTTTCTAGGAGTTGCTTCAATCCATTATCCATATAGAGACTTTTTAATCTGCATGCTAAGTTTCCTTCCTTTTCAAACCCTATTAGAAAATTGATACAGAGTAAGGTGCCTTTCATAtccaatttttatatatgttgctGGATATGGTTGTAAGGTGTCTTTCAtgtccattttttgtccttggCCAGGTGCAGAGTTTTCTTTGCTTGTACTTGGCGTCTTGGCCAAGTGCCAACCAAGTCTTATTTGTATGTCCTTGGCCAGGTCCCAGGTCTATTTTGCTTATCCTAATCCATATGCCAACTCCACTTTGCCCATTCTCAGCTAGGTGAAAGGTGCCAAGTCTACTTTGCCTATCCTCAACTAGATTTCCGTTTCCCACCTTTAAAGTTAAAACTCATATGGCCATCAAGTAATTGAAAACGTGGCAGACTTATAACAGTTTATGTGATTGAGGGGGCCCTTTGGACAGGGcagaataattttatttcttggtGTCCTCGGATACTTGGTAGACGTTATCCAAATTAAATATAGCATTTATGACCAATTGTAACTGCTTTGTTTATCATTATTTGAACCGTTAATCATTGATGGTTGACAATAATCTACAGCTGATAAATTGTATAAAACCTCCAAGGAAGGTGGATACATTCTCATCATTGAAAACCACATTTCTTTCTTTATTAAGCCGATTTCTTACAGCATTTTACCTACATACTTGATCTACACGGAAAAAGCCTTAGCACATGATTGGACCAAGCGATTGGTAGAGTTTATGCTGGGCCACTCAAAATTAGATGCCAATGAGGAAACAATTTAAAGATCTATATTCCATGGGAATAGGTAGTAATTAGGAAACTAATTCCAAGAAATATTATCCTGTTTACATAAATAAAATTGCAATATATTGATAAGTGAATTTCCTAATAAACTGGGATTTTTTTCTAATGGATGCATATTGACAAAAAATGCATTTaatattgattgattaatatgCAGGTATTGTGACCCGTCGTCCACTTGTCCTACAGCTTCATCGCATAGATGAAAATAGAGAATATGCAGAATTTGGGCACATTCCAAGGAAAAGGTTTACTGATTTTGGTGAGTCTCATGATGAGTGTTAATTTGACCCACTTAACCCTCAGCCTGTGACATGTgagatcattttttttcttctccaagtCGCCTATAATGCATAGGCAACATTTATTGACAGATTACTTATTcctgattttttttctctcatttatGGTTCTTGAATGCTAAGTATCATCTAACAATTGTTCAGCTGCTGTGAGGAAGGAAATTTCAGATGAAACTGATCGTGAGACAGGCCGTACTAAAGCAATCTCAAGTGTTCCTATTTATCTCAGTATATATTCTCCTAATGGTATgatcttttgctctatttttgAGTTGACACAATTCAATATTTCAATTGCCACCTAATGCTTTGCATTCAAGTTAATCAAATTTCTTTACTCTTGGCTTCATCTTTTAATGTATTGCGGAGTTGGCTAATCTGCTTTTTAGTTCTACCTCTGTCTCTCTTTGAAATGAAATTGATCAAGTTTTAATTGTTATGGAGTATAATGTAAATAACGTTTAACTTTAAAcgtaagcaaataagttatgtttatataagtaaatgcGAGTAAAAGATAAAGATGGTGATAAGTAACAGaatatgataatgaatgtaatcatagtaatgaataaatatgtaagtatataattgtgagaatgtggttatagtgatatatatccaaatagatgatagatgatcctgttttccatttagaaaacagtttttaaaagttatctagttttctagaaaattggaaaatgtttccagttttcaaaatggaaaattgtgctagtaaacatgttttctgttttctattatCCAAAACTGGAGAAATTCTCCAGTTAGTAAACGGACCACTGATGTTTTGTTCTGCAATGAACAACTGTTAATAGGGGGTTCTAATAAATTTTTCACTCATTTTTCCCTTTTTACATTTGGATGAATGCCATCCAGAGATGTGATGAGCTTACTGTTTTGTTATTCTTACTTTTCTATTTTGGCAGTTGTGAACTTGACATTGATTGATCTTCCTGGACTTACTAAAGTTGCTGTCGGTGAGTTTAGAGTTTTCCTCCTATTTGCTTCAAATATTGGAGTGTGTTTTCAgttgtatttcttttttctaaatatttggcctttcttttttcATTGAACTATTATAGAGGGACAGCCAGAAAGCATTGTTCATGACATTGAAAACATGGTTCGCTCTTACATTGAGAAGGTATATttatgttgtttaaatattttcctgaaattattattattattttttttgtttcctcTAATTTGTTGGGAAACACAAACACTACTACATGTTAGTAGGATATTCAATTTCCTGTCCTCTCTGACATTGCAGCCTAATTCTATTATTCTTGCAATTTCTCCTGCCAACCAAGATTTGGCCACATCAGATGCAATAAAAATTTCACGTGAAGTAGATCCAAAAGGTAAGAGTTAGGGTTGTTGGCACTCTATAATATATTTACCCTGCTCCATCTTTTCATTTATTCTAGAAATCTGTACACTAGAATGATTAATACTTCACCCTAATAACACTGCAGGGGAGAGGACATTTGGAGTTCTGACGAAAATTGATCTTATGGACAAGGGTACTGATGCTGTCGATGTAAGTTTCTCTACTATGTACTTGTTTGACCTAGCTAAAGCTTACTGGAAAAGAGTGTCTTTTTATAGAATGCCTCAACTATGAAGCTtcttgattatttatttattattttatttattattattttttgcttCATGTATTTAATATCCTTTTTGTTTAAAGTGTTTGACTTAGTTTATGCTTTTTGGAGTAGATACGTTCCCATAAGTTGTGGACTGAAAGAGCACTTAGGCTCAAAGAGTGGATTACAAATTTTGGAAACTTCATGTTTCAAGTGCAAGATCTTTTTCTTTTGATCCATGATCATTTTGGAAGTGGCCATCTCTACCAATTAGCTATAGTTTATCTTATTATGCTTTACTGGGTTGCATTTTTACAAAATACTGAGTTACTCATGCTTGTTTCAGCTTGTCAAGAAGGTACTCTGTATAATCTCTTATTTTGAGTTACATTCATTGATATTCAGATATTGGAAGGAAAAGCATACAAGCTACCATATCCATGGATTGGTGTTGTCAATCGTTCCCAAGCTgatataaacaaaaatgttgACATGATTGCTGCTAGGCGTAGAGAGCGAGAATATTTTTCTAGCACCCCCGAATACAAGCATCTAGCTCATAGGATGGGCTCAGAACATCTTGGGAAAGTTATGTCTAAGGTGAGCAGTTTTCATGCTTAGTATGTATTGGGACTAGAGTGTTTTGGAGAAATTCCATTATTGGCAAAATTAAGTTCTTTAGAGCAATTTTCTGGAGTAATAATTATACTAACGATCACGTACATTGTTTTTTGGGTAAAATGTTTAGCATTTGGAGTCTGTCATCAAGTCTCGCATCCCTGGTCTCCAGTCTCTTATCAACAAAACTATCATTGAGCTAGAAACAGAGTTGAGCCGTCTTGGGAAGCCTATTGCAACTGATGCTGGAGTTAGTTTGCTTTCCAAGTCTTTATATACTATATCCTGATTTTACCCATATCTATGTGCATACTATGTGTTTTGAAAGTAACTGTctttattgtgtattttaaaatgCTGGATTTGCTTATGGTATGCTTGCAATATATAAAccattttaacaattttctcTTCTGTATGATAATTCAGGGAAAACTATACATGATTATGGAAATTTGCCGTATTTTTGATGGAAATTTCAAAGAACACCTTGACGGAGTGTAAGTTTTCCATGTCTATGTTTTATTCATCGCCTGCATTTTTGTGTGATGGCATCCATTTGATAACAACCCAATTTTGCAGCCGACCTGGGGGTGATAAAGTTTATAATGTCTTTGATAACCAGCTCCCTGCTGCATTGAAAAGGTTACAATTTGACAAGCATCTTTCTATGGAAAATGTACGGAAGCTTATAACTGAAGCTGATGGATATCAACCTCATTTGATAGCCCCTGAACAAGGATATCGTCGTCTCATTGAATCTTCAGTGATTAGTATTAAGGGTCCTGCCGAGGCTTCTGTTGATGCGGTATGCATATGGTCCTGGTATACATGACACATGCCACTATGCTTTAACAGCATTACTATCAAGGTTTGAACTGTTGAACTAACAAATTACTTACCCTTCTTTCCTGAAATGATTTTAGGTTCATGCTATACTGAAGGATCTCGTTCACAAGGCAATTAATGAGACTACGGTAAGTTTCTAACTCTTTCCACTGCTGTGAATTTGAGATTTTCATGCTATGATGATGCACCCAGCTCTGGTTTGAGTGCATTTTGTGCTGCAGTGAaatcatttttctatttttttatgcaCTGAAAGAGAAGCTTGATAGGAGGTGGCGCCAAGTGATATTTTTAAGGAGAAAATCATGATTTCATATGCATGCTTCTTGTTCGTGTGCAGGAGCTAAAGCAGTACCCCTCTCTCAGAGTGGAGGTCAGTAATGCAGCTGTTGAATCATTGGAAAGAATGAGGGATGAAAGCAAGAAAGCCACTCTACAGCTTGTTGAAATGGAGTGTAGTTACCTTACTGTAGATTTCTTCCGTAAACTGCCTCAAGATATTGAGAAGGGTGGAAATCCAACACATTCAATTTTTGACAGATATAATGATTCCTATCTGCGGAGAATTGGTGAGCTgtggatctttttttttttttgggtagtaTTTTCATGTAAAATTTTCTGCTGTAATAATTAACTATGAGAATAACAAAGGCAGGCTGTGTTAACGTCATttataagtatatatttttgttgccACCTTTGATCATCTTTGATTGATCTGACTGAGTTTTGTGTATGTTGATCAGGATCAAATGTATTGTCTTATGTCAATATGGTATGTGCCAGCTTGAGGAACTCCATTCCTAAGTCTATTGTTTACTGTCAAGTGCGAGAAGCGAAGCGTAGCTTGCTTGACCACTTCTTCACTGAGTTGGGCAAAAAGGAGGTAAGACTATATGTCCCTCATCTCATATTTGCTAGATACCTGGTTGTTTCCCGGGGGCGGGGGCAGGAGGGTATACAGGTTATACAGCAGGGTGCCTAGTATTTATATCCATATAATTGCaacataaaaattattttggtttggtttgcAGGCGAAACAGCTGGGCAAACTTTTGGACGAGGATCCAGCTATAATGCAGAGACGTGTATCCTTGGCTAAGAGATTAGAGCTGTACAGATCTGCTCAAGCAGAGATAGATACAGTTGCATTGTCGAAATAGACAGACATCTAAATATATTTCATGCGAATTATTGGTTTatcactatttaattttttcactATAACTAGTGATTCTAATTTCTTTTAACGTATTctcatcttttaaaaaatataaagcatATTAATGTTCACTGATCGCtgttaatatattttcttttgacaaTCTAACATAATGTCTAATGAACTTTAGCTTTAGGGTTAACTTAAGAGCTTAGAGCTTATGAATTTATTTGGCTCCACCTTATGGAAGGGCAACAAGACAATTATCAAAATTTAGTCAATTAATATTCAAAACTCTTAAAAGGAATAAGGATGAAATAGGTTAAATAGGTCACTGAATTATACATGAAACTGCAATTAGactatcaaatttaaaaacaatgcaattgagtttctgaaatacaaaaataattttaaataaaatatataaaaacaaaaaacaaaaacaaaaattgccGGCCATAGACAATTCATCTCCCGTCCGCAgttcttgtttgtttgttttttttttttttaaattttaattttaattaattattttatttattttatttttaaatattatttacactctcacatgaatggggtgggttcgagcctcagtggagaggCGACTggtgactctttgtgcttcagtaggttgagaaagttgtTATGAACAGATAGTAACAAAGTCTACGTACTCAAAAATTGGAAATAAGAAGATCAGAAAGTTcacctaattgcagtttcgtgtgtagttcagtggtctatttaACCCATTTcacccttattccaaaaaaaaaaagaggagaatTTTAAACCCATGAAACAAGACATTGTCAATAAATATACTTTTGAGTAGTTGAATTCTCTCAACTTCTGAATTTCTTAGATGCATCCTCTGGCCTCCAAAAGatataattatttttccttttccttttttagtTCGTACTATTTtgatattcatattcatatatataaatgcatgcATCTCCTCTAAAATATACTgagtatttatttttcttttttggctaATTAATTTAAGTGGCTagttttcaaatataaaaaataaaaaaaaaaaatttaagtggCTAGAGCAGCGAAGATGGATGAATTGAGGTTGTATGGTCAAAATAAGCTAAGCACCAGTCCTTTTCCTATGGTTGTTGAAATAAACAATATCAATCGTTTATCCATCTCTGATTATCTCAGATAGATAGATGGACCGCTTATGTACGTGGCTATGCTATAAGAGTATTGTGCATCATATCTTTATCTAATTTTCTATAATCAAAGTTGAggtgtgttttttgtattatttaattagttgatattaaaaaaaaaattagttgatataacaattaaaatgtGTTTTGAGTGGTTGTCTTATGCATACGGCTATGTTAAAAGAGTATTATACATCATAGCTTAACTAGTTTTTTCATTGTCAAATTGAAGAGTgtttctattattaattaattagttggtATGAAAGTTGAGACATGTTCTAAGTGGTTGTTTTATGTATGTGACTATTCTAAAAGAGCATTGTACATCGtaactttaattagttatttttcattgtcaaacttaaggtgtgtttctagtattaattaattagtttgtaTGACACTTGATACATGTTTTCAGTGATTGTTTTGTATATGTAGCTATGCTAAAAGAGCATTGTACACCGTATCTTTAATTAGTTTTTCCATAATCAAAGTTAAATTATGGTAGTTGAGGCGTATTTTgagcaatcgttatatcgtggaccaggatgcacagtgcactgtggaccctggtctgaaacgacgtcgtttcgaatgTTAGTAGACGGTGGACGCAAATGACTTCGGGGAATGACTTcatggaatacacagaatgacttaagagaatacacagaatattgacacaactacaaagaaatcatcctcctagcATTctaatacacaaaacacgtcacaacctatgtttaagtatcccctaacatgaatacacagaaaatgaaaacaccaaatacacaaacacatcacccatgtgtttaagtaccactaacattaatacacagaatccttgtctatctagaatacacataatgacttgggggaatacacagaatactgACACAACTACACTGGAATTATCTTCCTAACatttgaatacacaaaacacatcacaacctatgtttaagtacctctaacatgaatacacagaatcgtagtctacaatacacagaatgctttcaaagaatacacaaaatattaacacaaatacacagaccggccgaaacgaaaaacatgatttaaaaaaaaataaaccatgaattaaaattaacaaaacgacgtcgttttggctGTGCACCATGGTCCATATATAAATTGCCTATTTTGAGTGGTAAGGAATAAAGAACCTGTCTTTTTCCATTCAAAACTAATATTGAAATGTTATATATTGGCCTGCAGGCCTACATATTTATTATTCCGAGCTGCATAGCCTCCATCTTAACAACCAGGCACTCAACCTGGAACGTACAACATACATAGCCTTcccatatatgtatacatgcaATATACATGCAACAAACCAACATTGATATGAGGATAGAATTTTCTTGGCGAATTAATCTGCTACATCTATACTAAACCAcatccaaaatatatataatgtgtcgAGTAATATTACatgcacttttattttttactctattttttattaaatattatatgtcATGTTTTGATTATTGATTAATAAAATAGAATGAGTCATGatttttgttcatttcttttttattcacCAATAACAAGTAAATACTACGTACTTAATATGAGTTATACTATGTGGAATACAGAAAACCTCCTAATGGGCCCGACACGGTAGGTAATAAAATTGACATGGCTCAATATAAGTCACATTGACAATGGGACCCTACACATGCAGTGCGTTTCTAGGTGATACAGTCTAATATAGAGAGCATACATGCATTTGCTTACTAAGTAGGGTCGGttgaattgaatttataatGAGTTAATATCCAAAATTGTCCTTGTAGTCATCCATGTAtacgagagagagcctctatgctatacaattcaataaactGTAAACCACTTCCtaaatcaatgtgggacaaaagcttactttaaaacttttcccttcatttttacaattcaaatgtcaactttgagaaccaatttctcattcacccattatctgtTTTGTGCGTACTATATATCAATatcttcgtctaactacaaagaactcgaatccactttgacccaacccaaatcagaagtggaccccacatatatttgtaccacaaaatagctactaaaattgccattttatgctattttttcgaCAACAGACGACGCCAATGTTGATTTCATAGTCACAGGGTAGCCGGTTGGCAGGCCAACACAACCGTAAAACAAGTCTAAAAGAGATTAAGATGGCAAAGTGATAGTATTATTGCAAGAGAATCAAGAGCTCCCCCTTTCAATGTGCCCCAAAGGTGCATTTATACAAGGTTTATATGCTttgaaaaaggaaaggaaagagtTAACAAATTTGATCTTAAGAAAGTTCTCTAAGCTATCATATTCTTTCCTAATGACGAAAAGGGAAGTCTTGCCCAATATCGGAGGAAACCTCTGGGATATCTCCTTTTACCGCCTTTGGGTTTGGGTCTTGATTGTCAGCAGAAGGGTGGGCGATTGGGTTTGGACATGGTCTCTCGGCGAGGATCCTGACTTCCTAGACCACTTGGTGCCTAGTCTACACCTTGTGCTGATTAGGCGCCTAGTCTACATACACCTTGTGCTGATTAGGCGCCTAGTCTACATACACCTTGGCTGCGAATGACTAAAGACCGCTTGCGCTTGTGTACGCGTCCGGGTCAGGATCCCACCAGTCTCTTAAATATGCTGCAAGTCCCGAGTGCTTAGGCATGATCATGACTGGGTACTCGACTCGGGGCTATCCATTAGTGTCCATGCAAAGAAATAGTATTACTATTACATATGAAAGTCACGTTAGTACGTACATGCAATTTACAACATGTAAGGCCTACAAATAAAAAGGAGTCGTTGccaagaccttgtagtctagttgcactcccatatggaagttTGTAGGTTCGACTCTCAGTGAAattaatattgactctttgtgctttagtatgTTGTATTGAGAGATCATGTTCAGAATAGTAGTAATTTAAAGCAAgaagttcaaattaaaattgtaaaccaAATTGTATAATAACATGATTACATCCGTACGTACGCAAGCAACTACATGCAATAAGTAATTAACATGAGTAGCGAATGTGATAGATGAGATCTGAATTCAATTCGATCGATCTATAAATAAGACGAGAATGCTGGAGGTTGGCAATTgtacctagctagctagctgcgCTACCTCCTTAAGCTATCTATCTATCTTATTTACCCAGCCACTGCACTTAGCTTACTCATCGATCGATCGATCcatctcaaatatatatatatatatatatatatatatatatatatataatggagcGGAAGCTGAAACCCATCGAAACCAGAAAACAAAAATGCGGCATGGAAAATGTTGAGAATAATAAGTTCATAGCAGAGGAGCCAGTGAGCCCGTCGACTCGTTTGCTTCATGACCCCGCATTCAACCTCCATATTCTGGCCATCATGGGTTTTAACTCTAAAATTAACCCTCATGTTTTCGAACAGAATTTGCCTCATACTGTGCTCAAGCACCCTCGCTTCACCAGCTTGAtggtatgtatatatctatatattgttattattgttttaattaaaatatatatatataacatatatatatatattatattgcctGCCTGCCAGGTTGTGGATAAGGAAGAAAATGGGAAAATGAAATGGGTTGAGACGGAGGTGGACTTGAGTCAACacattgatgatgatgagaagaaTATTAAGAAGAGCAATCAGAAGTTTGTGGATGATTATGTTTACGAGCTGAGCAAAGAGAGAATGGACATGTCCCGACCTCTGTGGGACCTCCACATTCTGAACCTGAAAACACAGGACGCCCAGGCCTTGGCGGTGCTGCGGATGCATCATGCTCTGGGAGACGGCGCCTCCATCAATTCCTTACTGCTTGCCTGCACCCGCCAAACTGCTAATCCTCAATTATTCCCAACCATTCCCACCCGCTCCCCGTCTGCTAATAAAACCCTAAAGGCGCCTAAGAATTTGTTGAAACTGGTTTGGAATACATTAGTGGACGTCTTCATCTTCATCGCTACTCTCTTCTTCCTAAAGGATTCCCAAACCCCAATCACGCCATCTCCTGCCTCAGAATCCAAACCCAAGCGATTTGCTTACAGGATTCTATCTCTTCAACATTTATATTCCATCAAACTTGCTACAAACACGGTATATATGTTCAATTCCCTCAGCTCGCTACATTAATTTAAGCTAaactaacaatatatatatatatatatatatatatatatatatatcgcctggcctagctagctagcctgctatatatacttaattaaatattcttcttcttcaattcttttctACATACAGACCATAAATGACGTAGCGTTGGGAGTTACACAAGCTGCTCTTTCTATGTATCTCAACAGAAGTTAtggtacgtatatatatatatatatatatcagcagctagctagctagctagaaaTGAATTGATCTATATATCGAAATGAATTGTTGTAAATAGGTAGCTAGATTAGATTTGATCCAGCGTACGTACCGTAACGATAGATTTTGTTGGGTTGGGGTGCAGGTAAAAGAGATATAGGATCAATCGAAGGACAAAACAATCTCCCCAAGAATGTTCGACTTCGATCATGTCTATTTTTCAACCTAAGACCAGCAAAAGGAATTCaggtatatatgcatgcatggatGGTGTGGTTACATTAAGAACGTTGTTAAAGTTGTTGTTGCTTTGGCCTGgactttaattaataaattaatttgctTTCTCGATCTCTTCTGATGATCGATCTGTTGTTGTTGTACTGTTGAATTGGTACGTAGGCGTTAGCAGACATGATGAAGAAGGAGAAGGGAGAGAGCAAGTGGGGTTGGGGAAACCGTTTCGGTTATGCAATCCTACCCTTAAAAATTGGAATGCTAAATGATCCCTTGGATTATGTGAGACAAGCCAAGGCAACCGCTGACCGCAAGAAATACTCATAtgaacctattttcacttatttCCTTGCAAATTTCGTCATTAAATTGTTTGGCCCCAAGGTATTACATACC contains these protein-coding regions:
- the LOC116015436 gene encoding O-acyltransferase WSD1-like, coding for MERKLKPIETRKQKCGMENVENNKFIAEEPVSPSTRLLHDPAFNLHILAIMGFNSKINPHVFEQNLPHTVLKHPRFTSLMVVDKEENGKMKWVETEVDLSQHIDDDEKNIKKSNQKFVDDYVYELSKERMDMSRPLWDLHILNLKTQDAQALAVLRMHHALGDGASINSLLLACTRQTANPQLFPTIPTRSPSANKTLKAPKNLLKLVWNTLVDVFIFIATLFFLKDSQTPITPSPASESKPKRFAYRILSLQHLYSIKLATNTTINDVALGVTQAALSMYLNRSYGKRDIGSIEGQNNLPKNVRLRSCLFFNLRPAKGIQALADMMKKEKGESKWGWGNRFGYAILPLKIGMLNDPLDYVRQAKATADRKKYSYEPIFTYFLANFVIKLFGPKAAAILTNKIFSNASTCFSNVVGPRQEIEFYGHPIAFIAPTCYGQPSALMVHFQSYVDKMAVIISVDDNVIPDPNQLLDDFEKSLHLIKDAAAAATSSPGQPAIYKPYVR
- the LOC116017458 gene encoding dynamin-related protein 5A-like, with amino-acid sequence MENLISLVNRLQRACTALGDHGEDSALPTLWDALPSIAVVGGQSSGKSSVLESIVGKDFLPRGSGIVTRRPLVLQLHRIDENREYAEFGHIPRKRFTDFAAVRKEISDETDRETGRTKAISSVPIYLSIYSPNVVNLTLIDLPGLTKVAVEGQPESIVHDIENMVRSYIEKPNSIILAISPANQDLATSDAIKISREVDPKGERTFGVLTKIDLMDKGTDAVDILEGKAYKLPYPWIGVVNRSQADINKNVDMIAARRREREYFSSTPEYKHLAHRMGSEHLGKVMSKHLESVIKSRIPGLQSLINKTIIELETELSRLGKPIATDAGGKLYMIMEICRIFDGNFKEHLDGVRPGGDKVYNVFDNQLPAALKRLQFDKHLSMENVRKLITEADGYQPHLIAPEQGYRRLIESSVISIKGPAEASVDAVHAILKDLVHKAINETTELKQYPSLRVEVSNAAVESLERMRDESKKATLQLVEMECSYLTVDFFRKLPQDIEKGGNPTHSIFDRYNDSYLRRIGSNVLSYVNMVCASLRNSIPKSIVYCQVREAKRSLLDHFFTELGKKEAKQLGKLLDEDPAIMQRRVSLAKRLELYRSAQAEIDTVALSK